The segment ATGTAATGAATGTTTGTTTCTGACACTTTTACTGTATGTTCCTGAGACATTGTGTTTATACTTTACAGGCACAGCCTAGGCCTGAGCCAATCAAAATCAAGGACTGCCCCATTTATGAGCAACTATGTACAATATTTACTGATTCATCTGCTGATGGGAAGTATGCCCAATCAAGTCACTTTGAGGGACTAGAAAAGGCTGTTGGAAATGATACCAGTGTCTTAACTTCATGCCCAGATGATAATCTACCCACCTCAAGGTTAACCCAAAGCGGTTCATTGTCTGAAAAGTTGACTAAGAGTATTGCAGAGAGAAAAAGAAGACGACCATCTGAGGCACAATCTTGTTTGGATCAGAGCAGAAAGGATGAAGAAACCTCTGAGACTATGGCTGGAGCCTTGTTAGATATGGTTGCGGCTTGGAGGTCAAGGAGTACAATTGCCACAAAACGAAGTGATGAGAAATTTAGCATAACTAATTGCATTAAAGCATTGGATGAGATAGAAGACATTGAAGAGTGGCTCTATTTTGCATCTCTTGACCTCTTCGAAGACCCCACCCTAAGGAAAACCTTTATCTCTTTAGAAGGTGGCAAGATTAGGCTGACATGGTTGCAAGAGAAGTGTGAGAAACCTGCAATGACCTGTGTCTGAGTTAAAGGGTGAACCTTTGGCTGCTTTGTAAGTGCTAGGATCTTGACTGCAATTGTTTAATCTTAGGGAGCTAGTTTGGTCAAACATTAGTTACATAGTACAGATTGATAGATGAGATGTTCTAGCTGTAGGGTTACCGATGTTCACAGGCACGTGTATATTTATGTAAGTTTGCAGATAGTGGAATCGTCCTTTTGCATGGGGTTACAACTGCACGTATGTGCATTCATTTGGTTAATGGTGACCACAGTTCATCTTCCTCAACCAGTTTGGATCTGGTTGCCCCTTCTCCCAAGGGAGAGAGCTCGTCAGACTCGAGAATCAGCTGAAGGGTGGCTTCTCTTCTTTATATGAAAGCAACTAAAAACAGAGGAAACGTCATTAGAAAAGGTTAAAGAATCCTCTAAGTCCCGCAactctttgtatatttggaatttaatctcttattttttatatttcaaaatttaggtctaATTGCTAACGCCCTCAAATTCTTCTGTTAAATTCGTGTCtgtgatctttttttttttgtgaaaaattaCTTAAGTAACCATATACCAAAAAAATTGTTGTAACAAACTTAAATTTAGCAGAAAAGTTTCAACTATGTTCACAATTAGGACTTGCATTTCtaaatatgaaaagttaaagGGCTAAATCCCTTGAAAAGTATTTTGGGGACTGAACGCAAAATACAAATAAAAACAAATGTCAAATTCTATAAAAGGTCCCTTGGTAGATTTAGTTTATGTAGTAAAATTGAATTAGTTCTAGTCTCTTTTGGCATCaaataatttgaatgatatgACATACACACTTTGGTCAGATAATTTTTTTGCATGAAAagtataatatttttctaattataaaaaaaaagttgatGTTTATATGTCATGTCATTGTATATTTAGAAAAATAAGAATCAGATttaattaaatgatgaaattaatgaacaagaaaaagaaatgattaaattataataaaaaataaaactactAAAAACATATAGTATAGGAACTTTCTATAAAATTTGCCCAaaacaaatataattttaattttcggaaaTCCTTTTGACTTTGGAGGCCCAGTTGGAGGCTGGTAATGGGGCTTGCTAATTTGGCAACCCAAAATTCTTCGAAGCCTCACCCACTTCCAAAGCCAACAACCTCCATCATCTGTTTCTGATTAGCTATTTGTAGGGTAAAGTGTCTCAGAAGCATAAACATAATTAGTGTTAGTAATAAACCTTTGATCGTTATCCATAATGATCACTTACTTTAAACCATTAGTTTAGTCGGCTACTGATTCTTCTTCTttctatttgattttattttcctTATTAATCCTTATCCTCTTCAAAATGTTAGTATATTCCACCCTTGGAAATTAGGAAGAGTTTTGCTTTTCTCTAAAGGGTATAATAGGCAACAAAGTTTAAAAACAAAGCCGGACGTAATGGGGATTCGAAAACTAACGATAAGAATGAAAAGACTGTAATGCTGTCTCTCTCTCTCTGACTCTCTCttcaatattttttattatttttcctcAAAAGTCTTTTTCACTCTTTCTCTCACCGCTACCGCCGACTTCATAACGGTTAGCCGTCGTATTTTGGCGGCGCCGACTTTCCTGTTTCCCGGCGATCTCCGAAAGTACTCTTTTAATATTTCCTCCTCAAGTGCATCGCTTTGGAACTCTGGTTTTAACTATCATTTCTGAGTTTAATAGTGTTGCGTTCTTGTTTGCTTCATCTTATTGAAAATAATCTTTCAAAGGTACCAATCGCTCTGCCGTTTCCACCTTCTTTTTCAGTGATTGGTTCCGCACATCGCAGTCGAGATTTATCTGACATTACATTGTTGAATGTTGATAACGATATTATCTTAGGATCTTTTTTGGTTCTTGaacatttttttaactttttcctGTATTTCCTGTATATGATTTTCTtcaattttgttatttatttattttttgaactCAACGGTGTTTTCGTTTCTCTCGATGATTTCTTCGTTTTCACTGCTTCTCGGTGCGATTATGTTGCTTCAATTTTGAATACTTGAAATAGTTCCGTACGGTGTCCTATACTTTTGGGATCCAATTAGTGTTTTTAATTCTTAGTATGTTGCTTGTTATGACTTGCGTAATAAGGAAGGTTTGGGGTTTGATTAGCTAAATCATTCTGGTTTCTGAACTTGTAACGTTACGTTACTCGTACTCCTTTGTTTGGTTAGTAAGggaaaaaaaagatgataaattgacATCTAAGCAGGTTTTATGTTGTTTTCAGTTCCGGTTTCTGAAAATTCTAGCTCAACTGAGTCATTCCATAAGCTCTTAAGGGGATCTCTGCCATTAAGTCGTGAAAAGTAGGACAAAATTTTAGACCCTTTGGTATACCTTTTACTCGGTCGATTCATGGGGCCAAGAAAATTTTAAGTTCCAACCTGATTAGGCCTTGTTTGACTAGGATTATAACATATTTGGATTGAGAGAACTGATGGAATTCCTCTTCTTTTGTATTTCATCAAGGaaataaataaagaggaggagaaaCTTAGGTAACAATCTCTTTCTAGGTTTTCTTTTGAAGAGATTTGGAGATGCTACAAACTATTACTAATTTTCTTTACTTTCGAACTCAAAGTTACATTTTCCATTAGAAATTATCACTTTCCTAATGTGCCATGGACAGTGAGGAAGTGGATTGTTAATCTTTTGAGGAATCTGGCTATGTATAGAGGCTGAAAGACAGGGCTAAATATAAATATTGTGTCTGTGGCTGATCTTTTGCTTTAATTAGCATATGTATTGACTGT is part of the Gossypium arboreum isolate Shixiya-1 chromosome 5, ASM2569848v2, whole genome shotgun sequence genome and harbors:
- the LOC108486753 gene encoding L10-interacting MYB domain-containing protein-like; its protein translation is MDHEASQPKQERSRTRWTASLDRIFADLVVKQIQLGNRPNNVFDKKTWNIIRDEFNEQTDLNFNNNQLRKHLDVLRIRFYNLKSAYDQNDFASMEDSCCIGFDLWEDIGAQPRPEPIKIKDCPIYEQLCTIFTDSSADGKYAQSSHFEGLEKAVGNDTSVLTSCPDDNLPTSRLTQSGSLSEKLTKSIAERKRRRPSEAQSCLDQSRKDEETSETMAGALLDMVAAWRSRSTIATKRSDEKFSITNCIKALDEIEDIEEWLYFASLDLFEDPTLRKTFISLEGGKIRLTWLQEKCEKPAMTCV